GAGACTGAAAAATTAAAATCGAATGAAGTGAACCGGATGCTTCTTTCCATCATCAATATTTCATTCACTTTGGAGCTACTAGGAGCCATCGGTTTGTATCTTCATATGCCCGATGGCGCGGAAGGCGGAAATGAGAGATGGTTTTTTTCCATTTTTACCGCAATTTCCGCATTCAATAACGCCGGTTTTTCGATCACGAACGATTTGTCCGCTTTGCGGCATGATCCGTTCAGTTTGTACATTGTTTCCGGTCTTGTCATTTTGGGAGGTATCGGTTTTCCCGTTATCATACTACTCGAAAAATTTTTGCTAACGGTTATTTTCAGAATCGTAAGCAAAATTGAAATCGCGGCGGAAACCATTCTCTTGAAAAAAACCTTAACAACCGGAGAGATTCCCAAACTATTTCTTTTGCCGGCACAGGTATCCGCATTTCTGGAAGGAAGGATTGAAAATTACAACCAGCATTTGAGAGGAGAATCCACCAGGATTCAGTCGAGATTGCTTGTATTCGGGTCGGCCATCTTGTTATTGTTTGGTGCCGTTGGAGTTTATTTTTTGGAAAAGGGAAATCCGCATACCTTCAGCCCGCTCGGACAGATTGATAAGATCGCAAACGCCTTCTTTATCTCTACTTGTGCAAGAACCGCGGGCTTCCAAACAATGGATTTGGGAAATCTAAACGATGCTTCCGTCATTATTATCACCGTACTGATGTTTATCGGAGGTGGTCCGCAAGGTACTGCGGGAGGGATTAAAATCACTACGTTCGTTTTACTTCTTGCTTATTTGAAAAACGTAATCCAGCCTTACAAACCGGTTATGCTTTTCGGAGAGGTTGTTTCTAAAAATTCGGTGGCGGTTGCGATTCGGGTTTATTTTTTAGCAACACTCGCTTTGGCATTTGCTTTTATAGTGTTGGGAGTTTTGGACGGGAATCAACATTCCCTGCATGTGATTTTTTTCGAAATGATCTCTGCATTTTCAACAGTCGGATTCAGCCTCAATCTGACTCCTCAGTTGGGAGATATGGAAAAGCTACTTTACGCGTTCATCATGTATGTAGGTAGGGTTGGGATTTTTACTATTTTGATTTCCGCAACAGGGCATTCCGGTGTTCCTAAAATGGGTGGAGTGGACGACGGAGTGAAGATCCAGGTCGGCTAAGAAAATCACTTTACTTAGCTTGTATGAATTTAAAAATCTGAAGGATTGGAAAGGGTTATGGCATTTACAGATTATATCAAAATCGGATTTAAAAAACCGAATCTATCTTCGGATGAGATAGAAAAAGAAAACAAAAGAAGCAGACTGGAAGAGTCATTCGAAAAGGTTCATTCCAGACTTGAGTCGATCGAGATTTTGAATTCAAATGAAAAGTTTGAAGATAGTTCGATCCTGTCCGGTTTACTCGCTTTAGATACGATCAATCTCTCTCTGGATTTTTTCGGAAAACCCAAAACAAAAATGGGTGCCGACTGGAAATCTGAAATTTCGAAATTGGGGAATGATAAACTAACATCAATTTACGAAAGTTATCCGAATGTTTTGAATCTATCCGTTTCCGTTTCTTTAAAGGAAGAGGATTTGGAAAAAGCGGAAACCGAACTTTCCGATCTGATTTCCGAACTCAACAGCCATTTTAAACAGATCAAAAAATCCGATCTCTATACCGCTCTCACGGAATACAAAAGCAGGATTTTCGTTCAAACGGCAATTGTGATTTTTGTTCTGGGAACAGGGTTGGTAACGTATGCTTATCGAAAAATTACCCGTCCGGAAATGAAACAAACCGATGTTCAGGTTTATTTTCTATCTGAAAAAAATCCCAATCCTGTAGACGAAGCTTTTGAAACTGCTCCGATTGATCTGACTAAGAAGGGAGAGTGGGTGGTTTATAAATTCCCTACTTCCGCAAATCAGGAGTTAAACGGTATTCGTATTGATCCCATCCAACAGAAAAAAATGCGGTATTCGATCGAAAGTCTTAGGATCTTAAATGCGAAAGGCACGGTTTTATTCGAAAGGGATTTCCTTTTGGATGAAACATTGCTTCCCAAAGATAGAGATAAATTCGGTCCAATCAGTGATATGAAAACCGGAGGAAAAGCTAAAGCCGGTTCACCGATCGAAATGGAATCTACCGGAAACGATCCTTATTTTATCGTTTATTTTCCCAATGTAAAGGGAGCTTCTTCCGTTGAATTGAAGATGCGCCATTTAGAAGCACATAAAAAATTTAGTAACTAAATAAGATCGTGATTCTACTTTATTTAAAATTGATGAGGCTTCCGCAATGGATCAAAAACGTGATCCTGTTTGCGGGGCTTATCTTTTCAAAAAAAATATTCGATCAAACATCCTTTACCAGAGTATGTGCTGCATTTTTATTATTTTCCTTCGTAGCCAGTTCCCAGTATGTATTTAATGATTTTTTGGATAAGGATGAAGATGCAAGACATCCTGAGAAAAAACATCGTCCTCTTGCCAGCGGTGCATTGGATGCGGGCCTTGCCCTTGCCATAACCGGAGTTATATTGCCGTTCGCTTTGATCGGGTCTTATTGGCTTTCTCCTACCTTCTTTTTTCTCACTTTATTTTATTTGGTTTTCAATGTTGTTTATAGCAAGGTTTTGAAACATATAGTCATCCTTGATGTGATGAGTATTTCCATCGGATTTGTGATTCGTGCGATCGCAGGAGCCGTTGTGATCAATGTTCAATTTTCCCATTGGTTATTGCTTTGTACATTTACATTGGCACTTTTCTGGGGATTTTCCAAACGAAGGGGAGAGATCAATATCCTTCAGGAGAACGCCGGCAAACACAGAAAAATTTTGGATGAATATTCTTTGGAATTTTTGGATCTGATGATGGCGATTACTTCGACATTAACACTGGTTAGTTATATTATGTATTCCGTCAGCCCGTCGACTGCAAAAAATCTGGGTACGGAAAATCTGGTGTATACCGTTCCCATCGTGGTTTATGCGATCTTTCGAAGTCTTTATATCATTTATATCAAAAATATGGGACACGACCCGACTAAGGCGATTCTAACCGACAAATCCGTATTGGCTTCCGGATTCCTTTGGTTATGCCTTGTGTTATTTCTGGTGTTTGGAAACTTATCGGTCCTTCTGCCAGTCATACAATAGGGGACTAAAAATGATCTTTTGGAAAAATTGGCCTTATCGGCTCAAAGTTGTTTCAGCTTTTTTTATCTTTTTTGTAGCAACTTTGGTGTTCGGATTTTTCAAAGGAAGAGGGTTTGATCCTCGGATTCCTATCGAAACTCTTGCAGAAACACCTGGCGAGGCGATTTCCTGGGAAAAGAAACCCAAGGTCATCTATTTTTGGGCCACTTGGTGCACTGTCTGCAAAGGTTATTCTTATATTTTGAATTCGAATTTGAATCTTCTGAATCAGGATAAGACGACGTTTTTATCCGTGGTTGCTCCGGATGAAGAAGGTTCTCCGGACACACTTCAAAAGTACATCAAAGACCATGATATCAAATACCCTGTGTTAAAAGGAAACTACCAACTTTTGCGTGATTGGGGGATTTCCGCTTTCCCCACTACGGTTTTTTTAAATGCAAAAGGAGAAGTCGTTTTTGCAGATACCGGAATTATCAGCCCGATGAGTTTTTGGCTTCGTTCTTTTCTCACGACTCTCTTTTAAACAACCGATGAGTCTATTATGGAGCAACCATTTAAGCCCAAGCCGTTACTCAATAAATCCGAACTCCGCCAAATCAAACGTAGTCGGACGAGAGTGGAAGGCAAAAAAGTCCTTACCGATGACGTAAGAAAACTCAAATCCTTAAAAGTTACTCCCGACCTCAGCCCAACCGAAGCGATTCATTATTACAAAGAACCTATCTGGATCGAATATTATATTCCTAAAGAGTCCAGATTTGCTTACGAAACAAAGTTTTTATTTATACTTCTGGTCGATCCCAAACCTAACGAGGAAGAATCCGATATTGCGCTAAAGGAAGCGATCGAAAAAAAAACAATCATCGATGTATGGAATTATATTCGAGAAAACAGGGAACATGCAGATTTCATAAAAGGGTCGTATCATAGTACGATTTCCATGCATGAAACGATCAGTCATATCTTTAACACTTACCATGAGACGAAAAACACGGAGGAGTTGAAAACCGCGTGTTATTTGACGGAAGCATTGCTTAAATATGAACCGACTTTGGCAAGTCTTCGTTTCTTTCGGGACTATGTAATTTTCAATTTGAACTATTTCATTCGTGAATTGAACAAAGCTAAGATCGAATTTTCTCTGGAAGATGCCACGGTATCGCTTTTGATCAAAAGAAGAAATGAACTTTGGGAAGAAGAGAATCGTGCGGAAGATGAAGATTTCGATTTGCTTGCAGCTTTGTTTTTCGAACAGGCTTTCCCGAATCGAGGAGCAAGTGAACTTTCTACGGACGACTTGCGTTTAGTCGAATGAACTTCCGTACAACCAGGTAAAAAGTTTTCGGATGTTTTCTATTTTTTTTTGTTCTTTGTCTCCGTAATTATTTTCAACAAACCTTTCTTCCAGCTGGTATCGAACCGGAATTTTTTTTTCCTGAAATTCGAATGTAAGCCTTTTGAAATTCACAGACTTGGATCTGGGAATTTCTTCTTTTTTTGTTATAGGAAGGGAATTAGATACCACTTCCAGGATTTCCGAATAAGGAAATAGAGAGGGAGAAATTTCCGTAATTCCTTGGGAAAGGTCCCTGTATAGATTTTCCTTATCGAAATTTTTCAATCCTAAAAACAGAACTTGTTTTTCCTTTTGAATCGATTTTAAAACTTCAACTGATTTGGAAATGGGGGAAGGCACTGCATCCCAATCCAATAAAACAAGATGGATGGGGCTTGTTTTGATTCTAGCAACCAAATGTTCGAACACTCCTTCCGTATAGGCGACTTCTCCCATTGCACGAAGCAGACTGAAGATATGTTTGTCGAACCGGGGGCGAGTGGAAAAGACGGCCCAGTTCGTTGAACTTGCGTTAGCTGAAAAGATCGGAAAGTCGGAAAACCGGCTGCCATCTTCTTGCCACAATAAACTCACTCCTGCCTTTCTGAAATTTTCCTTTTCCGCTTCCGTAAAGGAACCAAATAGCAATGGTTCAATGCTCCATTCCAATAATTCTTTTGCAAGTTCCGGTGTTGATTTGGAAAAAAAAAGAATCCCTGAGGAATGATCCTTCCAATTTTTCGAATGTACCTCGGTAACTTGGAGGGAGTGGTATTTGAGCCAAGCATGTAGTAATTTTCCTTCCTTCTCGGAACCTGGGGAAATCAAAACTGCTCCAAATAGAGGAATCATTCAGATTGTATTTTGGTTGACCCCCTGTTCTCGAAAAGCCATTTTAAAATTCGTTCTTCTATGAAGATTCTAAAACGTTACGCCAATCGCAGACTTTACGATCCCGAGACCAGTTCCACTATCACTTTGGAAGATGTGGCTAGGATGATCATCGGTGGAGAAGAAATTAAAGTTTTGGACAATATGTCCAGTGAAGACATCACCCCTAAGATTTTAGGCCAAACATTCCTGAAGGTGAGTTTGGGCCAACGCAATGAGTATTTTTCAAATTTTATGCTCACCTCTCTCATTCGGGAGACAGGAAGAGATATCTCCGGGTTATTCGAAAGATTGGTGCTCGGAGGGATCGGCGCCAATTATCTTACTTCGGAAAGATTGGAAAAGATCGTTACTTCCATGGTGGATCTGGGGGAGTTGAAGGAAGCGGATTTCAGTCATTACAGAGAGGACTTGCTTCGCAAAATGGCTTCTCGTGCCAGCGAGAAAAAAGAACAAATCCAAAAGGACTTGGAAAAATTATCCATCAGCTTACAGGAAAAAGAAACTCCGACTCTCGGAGACCTTTCCGAAAAATTAAAAGAAGTCGCAGAAAAATTAAAAGATACGTAATCAAAAAAGATAAAAAACCGTCAGACTTTATCATAAGAGGTTCTCGGTGAAACGTTTGGTGAAGCTTATTTTTATTTCCATTCTAGGGATGATTGTTTCCCCAGGATTAGTACTAAATGCAGACGAGGGGGCGCCGGTTCCCAGAGAAAGGTTGGCATTTTTCGTAGAACAGCAAAAAAGAATCGCTTCGGCGGATCCGAACGAAATCAGAGATGCCATTGATCGATTAACGTATGTTAAAAGCAATCTGGGAACCAGAGATTTGATAGCCGCCTTAAGAGGAGCACCGAATTTTCCCAGTTCCACTCAAAATTCACCCGTAGTAAAATTTTATGCAGCGAAAGCCCTCGGTCGAAAAGGTGAAGCAGTTGCCATTGAACCTTTGTTAATTGAATATAAAAAGCAATCGGAAGCTCTTGTGGAAAGGGAAAACAAACCCCGCAAATTGAAAGACGGTGTTTACGGATCAGAGAGTTTATCCAGTCCCTATTTTTTCGGAGAAGACGATATTTCCATGGTTTTGGCCTGCGGAGAGATGCTTCGGTCTCTCGGAACTCTTCCTTTGACTGAAAATTCCGAAAAAGAAATCAAACAGGCGCTCATTCATAAAAATTTTTACATTCGTTCCTCCGCTGCAGATGCAATCTATCTGGCCGGAAAAAAAGAAACGATTTCGAATCTTCCCGAACTTCTTAGTCATGAAAAAGATCCTTATGCGAAAATTTCCATCTTGAGTGCACTTGCCGGTCTGGAAAGACTTCCCAACCAGAATTTCAAGGCAGTGGTGGAAACTTTGAAAGATACTGATCCAGAGATCAGAAAAAAAGCATCAGAAGCACTGGTTCGAATGGACCTAACTCTTGCTGCGCCTCATTTGGAGCATGCCATTACGATTGAAAATGACCAAAGAGTTCTTTTGCAGATGAGAGAGGATTATAAACAAATCCAATCCTTTCGCGTTCCTTAAACTAGACTTTCCTCTTCGATTTCTCCAGTATTTTAAACATCCTGTGGACTCTGTACCTCACTCACGGCTCGCGCCAGGGTGAGGGGAGACAGTGATGAGAAGCTTGTTTCTCATTTTCTTCGTGGACAAAATCAGTTTTCCCAGAAGTAATAACTTTTGCGGAGTTCTTATGAAGTTAAATAGTATTTTAGAAGCAATCGGAAACACCCCCCATGTTCGCCTGTCTCGTCTTTTCGGAGAAAACCATCAAGTTTGGTTGAAGTTGGAGCGTCAAAATCCGGGCGGATCGATCAAAGATCGTATCGCTCTTTCCATGATTGAGGATGCTGAAAAAACGGGTAAACTGACAAAGGATTCCATGATTGTGGAGCCGACTTCCGGAAATACCGGGATAGGACTTGCGATGGTTGCTGCGGTAAAAGGTTATCCTATAACTCTCGTTATGCCGGAACATATGTCGATCGAAAGAAGAAGAATCATGGCTGCTTATGGTGCCAAGTTCGAACTTACCCCTCGTGAAAAAGGAATGCCTGGAGCGATTGAAAAAGCGAAAGAAATACTCGCTTCCAATCCGAAAGCATGGATGCCTCAACAGTTTGAGAATGAGGCAAATATCAGAGTTCATAGAGAAACTACTGCGGAAGAAATTGCAAAAGATTTTCCGGAAGGTTTGGATTATATCATCACAGGTGTAGGAACGGGCGGTCATATCACTGGATGTGCCGAGAACCTGAAGAAAAAATTTCCTAAATTGAAAATCATTGCAGTGGAACCCGAAGGTTCTCCTGTTCTTAGCGGCGGCAAACCGGGACCGCACCCCTTACAAGGGATAGGTGCCGGTTTTATTCCAAAAAACTGTAAAACGGAACTTTTGGATGAAATCATCACTGTAGGAAAAGACGAATCATTTGCTATGGCAGTTGAGATTGCAAAAAAAGAAGGTATCTTTATCGGAACTTCTTCCGGAGCAAGTCTTGCGGCAGTGGCTAAAAAACTAAAGGATATTCCCGCAGGATCAAAGGTTCTTACTTTCTGTTATGATACGGGAGAAAGATACCTTTCGATTGAAGGATTGTTCGTTTAGTTTTCAGGACGACAACTATCACAAAATTAATTATAGTTGAGTCTCCTACCAAAGCGGCGGCTTTACAATCTTACTTAGACGGAGATTGGAAAGTCGTTGCAACCAAGGGTCATATCAAAGACCTCCCTCCCAAACAATACGGAATTGATTTTACCAACGACTTCGAGCCAAGTTATGAATGGCTAAAAGGCAAAAAAACATTATTTTCTAATATTCGAAAATTATCCAAGTCCAGTTCCCATGTTTACATCGCCTCTGACCCTGATCGGGAAGGGGAGATGATTGCAGAACATATCTCCGACGAGCTTGGTGATAAAAAAGGGAATATGTTTCGTATTCGTTTGAAAGAGATTTCAAAACAGGAAGTAATATCCGCTTTGAAAAATCCATCCGTTATCGATCGGCAACTGGTCGATTCGCAAGTCGCAAGGAGAGTGATCGATCGGATTTTCGGCTTTGAAATTTCTCCGTTTCTTTGGAAATATTTGGGAGGCTCATCTCTTTCCGCAGGAAGAGTTCAGTCTACCGTATTACGATGGATATGCGAAAGAGAAGCGGAGATTCGAAATTTCATTCCTGAAGTTTATGTTTCCTTAAAGGCAAAGGTTTCTGACAAAAAAGAAAATTTCGAATTGGATTATGTTTTACCCAAATCGAAAGAGAAGTTAAACGAAAAAGAAGCAAAATCAGTGCTTTCCAAATACGGAGTCTCCGGCAAAGGAAAAGCTCTTCCCGATACTTTTTTGACTTTGGAATCGATTGAGGAAAAGGAATATAAAAATTACCCTCCTCCTCCTTTCACTACTGCGGTGTTGCAGGAAACAGCTTCGCGGGTTTTCGGATTTAGCGGATCTCATACAATGAAGATCGCTCAAGTATTGTTCGAAGGGAAGCGGATGAAGAATGGAGAATACCAGGGACTCATTACTTATATGAGAACCGATTCCACCCATGTCACAGACGGCAAAAAAAAGATCGCATTACGATTCTTAAATGATAAATCTCCCGATCTGATCCGAG
The nucleotide sequence above comes from Leptospira kobayashii. Encoded proteins:
- a CDS encoding TrkH family potassium uptake protein, with translation MSFARVVCLGFLSAIIIGSFFIYSSERGEISYIDSFYLSASALCVTGLSPVNLSHLNHGTHWIILSLIQLGGLGIISFTVIIGFLIIKGISRNSKFNAFVTAAIDKGEETEKLKSNEVNRMLLSIINISFTLELLGAIGLYLHMPDGAEGGNERWFFSIFTAISAFNNAGFSITNDLSALRHDPFSLYIVSGLVILGGIGFPVIILLEKFLLTVIFRIVSKIEIAAETILLKKTLTTGEIPKLFLLPAQVSAFLEGRIENYNQHLRGESTRIQSRLLVFGSAILLLFGAVGVYFLEKGNPHTFSPLGQIDKIANAFFISTCARTAGFQTMDLGNLNDASVIIITVLMFIGGGPQGTAGGIKITTFVLLLAYLKNVIQPYKPVMLFGEVVSKNSVAVAIRVYFLATLALAFAFIVLGVLDGNQHSLHVIFFEMISAFSTVGFSLNLTPQLGDMEKLLYAFIMYVGRVGIFTILISATGHSGVPKMGGVDDGVKIQVG
- a CDS encoding decaprenyl-phosphate phosphoribosyltransferase; this translates as MILLYLKLMRLPQWIKNVILFAGLIFSKKIFDQTSFTRVCAAFLLFSFVASSQYVFNDFLDKDEDARHPEKKHRPLASGALDAGLALAITGVILPFALIGSYWLSPTFFFLTLFYLVFNVVYSKVLKHIVILDVMSISIGFVIRAIAGAVVINVQFSHWLLLCTFTLALFWGFSKRRGEINILQENAGKHRKILDEYSLEFLDLMMAITSTLTLVSYIMYSVSPSTAKNLGTENLVYTVPIVVYAIFRSLYIIYIKNMGHDPTKAILTDKSVLASGFLWLCLVLFLVFGNLSVLLPVIQ
- a CDS encoding redoxin domain-containing protein — translated: MIFWKNWPYRLKVVSAFFIFFVATLVFGFFKGRGFDPRIPIETLAETPGEAISWEKKPKVIYFWATWCTVCKGYSYILNSNLNLLNQDKTTFLSVVAPDEEGSPDTLQKYIKDHDIKYPVLKGNYQLLRDWGISAFPTTVFLNAKGEVVFADTGIISPMSFWLRSFLTTLF
- a CDS encoding polyhydroxyalkanoate synthesis regulator DNA-binding domain-containing protein; this encodes MKILKRYANRRLYDPETSSTITLEDVARMIIGGEEIKVLDNMSSEDITPKILGQTFLKVSLGQRNEYFSNFMLTSLIRETGRDISGLFERLVLGGIGANYLTSERLEKIVTSMVDLGELKEADFSHYREDLLRKMASRASEKKEQIQKDLEKLSISLQEKETPTLGDLSEKLKEVAEKLKDT
- a CDS encoding HEAT repeat domain-containing protein — protein: MKRLVKLIFISILGMIVSPGLVLNADEGAPVPRERLAFFVEQQKRIASADPNEIRDAIDRLTYVKSNLGTRDLIAALRGAPNFPSSTQNSPVVKFYAAKALGRKGEAVAIEPLLIEYKKQSEALVERENKPRKLKDGVYGSESLSSPYFFGEDDISMVLACGEMLRSLGTLPLTENSEKEIKQALIHKNFYIRSSAADAIYLAGKKETISNLPELLSHEKDPYAKISILSALAGLERLPNQNFKAVVETLKDTDPEIRKKASEALVRMDLTLAAPHLEHAITIENDQRVLLQMREDYKQIQSFRVP
- the cysK gene encoding cysteine synthase A produces the protein MKLNSILEAIGNTPHVRLSRLFGENHQVWLKLERQNPGGSIKDRIALSMIEDAEKTGKLTKDSMIVEPTSGNTGIGLAMVAAVKGYPITLVMPEHMSIERRRIMAAYGAKFELTPREKGMPGAIEKAKEILASNPKAWMPQQFENEANIRVHRETTAEEIAKDFPEGLDYIITGVGTGGHITGCAENLKKKFPKLKIIAVEPEGSPVLSGGKPGPHPLQGIGAGFIPKNCKTELLDEIITVGKDESFAMAVEIAKKEGIFIGTSSGASLAAVAKKLKDIPAGSKVLTFCYDTGERYLSIEGLFV
- the topA gene encoding type I DNA topoisomerase; its protein translation is MVESPTKAAALQSYLDGDWKVVATKGHIKDLPPKQYGIDFTNDFEPSYEWLKGKKTLFSNIRKLSKSSSHVYIASDPDREGEMIAEHISDELGDKKGNMFRIRLKEISKQEVISALKNPSVIDRQLVDSQVARRVIDRIFGFEISPFLWKYLGGSSLSAGRVQSTVLRWICEREAEIRNFIPEVYVSLKAKVSDKKENFELDYVLPKSKEKLNEKEAKSVLSKYGVSGKGKALPDTFLTLESIEEKEYKNYPPPPFTTAVLQETASRVFGFSGSHTMKIAQVLFEGKRMKNGEYQGLITYMRTDSTHVTDGKKKIALRFLNDKSPDLIRGVPTKGKEKLHSQGAHEAILPIDPYLTPDSLRSSLKPDEFKLYELIWQRFLESFLLPETGIERNYIFESEGERWNTKEKEGKSLGFKGFLGKEKLPADPRKGLKPGAKVSVSEWIWEDKKTSPPSRYTEGSLIQKMEKTGVGRPSTYSQTLVTLMKRKYVFQNQKKIGASALGEKVNDLLVERFDEIVGESFTKSMEEELDLLAGGQGARVKLIRSFYQRVLELKKLKPTLKKEKTKDKGKSIPQKGTRVCPTCNEGKVLAKFSKTGKTIYFCSRYPHCDYASYEE